The Clostridia bacterium DNA segment GCCTATGGACAAATGGGACGTCTGCGGCGAAGACATAGACTTTGAAGAATACGAGGGTCGGGATTGCTATTGCGGTCTTGACCTTTCCAGTACCGGAGACCTTACGGCTCTGGTTCTGGTATTCCCACCGGTTGGGAGTGATACCAAATACACAGTGATGCCGTTTTACTGGCTGCCGGAAGATGTGATTGACCTGCGGACAAGGCGCGACCACGTTCCTTATGCCGTATGGAAAAAGACAGGAGTGTTCAACACCACCGAGGGCAATGTGGTGGACTATGACTACATAGTGGCTTTCATCGCCAAGCTGTCGGAGCGTTTTAGAATTCGTGAAATCGCCTACGACCGCTACGGTGCGGAGAAGATACGCCGTGACCTTGAAGAACTGGGTGCGGAGCATGGGTTTACGGTGTTTCCGTTCGGCCAGGGTTTCATTTCCATGTCCCCACCTTCAAAGGACTTCTTTCAGTTTGTGATGGAAGGCAAAATACGCCACGGCAAACATCCTGTCCTCGACTGGAATATGGGTAATGTCATCGTCGACCAAGACGCTGCAGGAAACATTAAACCCAATAAAAAGAAATCAACAGAGAAAATAGACGGTGTGGTCGCGCTGATCATGGGACTTGCGAGGGCAACCCTCGGCGGTGGTATCAACGACAGTGTCTATGATGAAAGGGGGTTGTTATTTATATGAGCAGATTCTCAGGGTTGTTCCGCTCACGGGATAAGCCTAAAAACCGTGTCGGCGGCGGCTGGAGTTTTCTCTTCGGTGGCACAACCAGCGGTAAGGCGGTCAATGAGCGAACGGCGATGCAGACCTCAGCGGTCTATGCTTGCGTCCGTATCCTTGCCGAATCGGTGGCGGGACTTCCGCTCCATGTATATGAGCGAACCGCCAACGGGAGCAAATCCACAAAACCATCGCATCCCCTCTACCGGCTACTTCATGATGAGCCTAACCGCGAGATGACTTCATTTGTGTTCAGAGAAACACTGATGAGTCATCTTTTACTTTGGGGCAACGCCTACGCACAGATTATCAGAGACGGCAGGGGGTTTCCCATTGCACTCTATCCACTCCTGCCCGACCGAATGGCTGTGGATAGAAACGAAATCGGCGAACTGGTCTACACCTACCAAAGTGACAAGGGGCAGGTCAAATTACGGCGTGAGAACGTCCTGCATATCCCCGGCTTGGGCTTTGACGGCCTTATAGGTTACTCGCCGATTGCGATGGCAAAGAACGCCGTGGGGCTTGCCCTTGCAACGGAGGACTACGGCGCTGCTTTTTTCGCCAACGGTGCGAATCCCGGCGGTGTGTTAGAACACCCTGGTGTCATCAAGCCAGAACAGGCCGACAGGCTCAGAGAAAGCTGGCAGTCGCAATTCGGAGGCGCAAATGCACACAAAGTAGCGGTTTTGGAGGAAGGTCTTAAATTCCACCAGATGTCCATACCGCCGGAACAGGCGCAGTTTTTGGAAACACGTAAGTTTCAGATAAATGAAATCGCCCGTATTTTCAGAGTGCCTCCTCATATGGTCGGCGACCTTGAAAAGAGCAGCTTCTCCAACATCGAACAGCAGTCTTTAGAGTTCGTCAAGTATACCCTCGACCCGTGGGTGGTCAGGTGGGAGCAGTCTTTACAGCAGGCTCTCATTCTGCCATCGGAAAAAGCGACGATCTTTATCAAGTTTAATCTCGACGGACTACTTCGCGGCGACTACCAAAGCCGTATGCAAGGCTATTCAACAGGCATTCAAAACGGATTTATGTCGGTCAACGATGTACGTGGCTTGGAGGATATGAATCTGCTGACTGCCGAGGAAGGCGGCGATCTGCACTTCGTCAACGGCAACATGGTCAAGCTGGCCGATGTTGGAGCAGCATACAAACCAAATGAAACGGAGGATACAAGCTAATGGCAAAAAACAAGAAGTTTTGGAACTGGGCGCGTGATGCTGACGAAAGTGGCGAGCGCGTCCTTTACTTTGATGGAGAGATCTCGGATGAGACTTGGTGGGGTGATGAAATCACTCCGGCAATGTTCAAATCGGAACTCTTCTCAGACAAGGGTGACATCACCATCTGGCTAAATTCGCCCGGCGGAGACTGCATCGCTGCAAGTCAAATCTACTCCATGTTGATGGATTATCCGCACAACGTCACGGTCAAGATTGACGGCATCGCCGCTTCTGCGGCAAGTGTCATCGCTATGGCTGGCACGAAAGTCCTCATGGCTCCCACCGCCCTGATGATGGTGCACAATCCACTGACCATCGCCATCGGTGACACGGACGAAATGCAAAAAGCCATCTCCATGCTGGACGAGGTCAAGGAATCCATCATCAACGCCTACCAAGTCAAGACCAATCAGTCGAGAGCAAAAATCTCCCACTGGATGGACGCAGAAACGTGGATGAACGCAAACAAGGCGATTGAACTGGGTTTCGCTGACGGTGTGCTGGAAGACAGCAAAAGACATCAAGCCACTCCGACCTATGCGTTCAGTCGCAGGGCAGTCACCAATTCATTGCTTGATAAGGTAAAGACCAAAGAACAACCGCAACCGAAATCTGAACCGCAAGGCGTACTCGCTGAGTCGCTTCAAAAGCGGCTCAATTTGATTATCCACTAAATTTATGGAGGTAATGACTATGAATAAAATCCTTGAACTGCGCGAGAAGCGCAACAAAATCTGGAACACCGCAAAGGAGTTCCTCGACCAGAAGCGCGGCGCTGACGGGTTTGTTCCCGCTGAAGCTGCCGCAGAGTACGACAAGATGGAAGCCGACATGGTCGCTCTCGGCAAGGAAATTGAGCGTCTGGAACGCCAGGCTGCCTATGACCTTGAGATGAGCAAGCCTACATCCGCTCCTATTTTGGGCGCGCCGAACAAGTCCACTGAGGACAAGACTGGCCGTGCGTCCGCCGAATACAGAAAAGCATTCTGGAATGCCATGCGCACTCGTGGCAACGAGGGTCTTGATATGAGTGTAAAGAATGCCCTGCAAATCGGCACCGACTCCGAGGGCGGCTACCTCGTGCCCGACGAATTTGAGCGCACGCTTGTGGAAGCTCTCGACGAGGAGAATGTCTTCCGCAGGTTGGCAAACGTCATCACCACCTCTTCCGGTGATCGTAAAATTCCTGTCGTAGCATCCAAGGGCACCGCATCGTGGATCGACGAAGAAGGTACCATCCCCGACAGCGACGATGCTTTCGGCCAGGTGTCCATCGGCGCTTACAAGCTCGGTACGCTCATCAAGGTATCCGAGGAACTCCTAAACGACAGCGTGTTCAATCTCGAAGCTTACATTTCCAGAGAGTTTGCAAGGCGCATCGGTAATAAAGAAGAGGACGCCTTCTTTACCGGCGATGGCTCCGGCAAACCCACCGGCATCCTTGCTGCGACTGGCGGTGCACAGCTTGGCGTAACCACGGCAGGAGCTACCGCCGTCACGATGGATGAGGTGCTTGATTTGTTCTACTCGCTTAAGGCACCTTACCGTAACAAGGCTGTATTTGTTATGAACGATGCTACTGTAAAGGCCATCCGTAAGTTAAAGGATGGGCAGGGCCAGTATCTGTGGCAGCCCTCCCTGCAAGCTGGTACCCCTGACACCATTTTGAACCGTCCTGTTTACACCTCCGCATATGTACCTACCATCGCTGCGGCCGCCAAGACCATTGTGTTTGGAGACTTCAGCTATTACTGGGTAGCCGACCGTCAGGGGCGTGTGTTTAAGCGACTGAATGAACTCTTCGCTGTCACCGGGCAGGTGGGCTTCGTTGCCACCCAACGTGTGGACGGCAAATTGGTTCTGCCGGAGGCTATCAAGGTTCTCCAGCAGAAAGCTTAACGGAGGTGCAATATGAGCTATAACACAAAGAACTATACCGAACAAGGCGGCGAAAAAACCGTCATCGGCGGCACGCTGGAAATCAAGGAGGGAGCCTCGGTAACGGGGCTCTCCGCCGACCCTCTCCTTGTGGCAACTGGGGATACTCTTGGCGGTGTAAAAGCCGCCGCTGCTGGTGAGGATGACACTGTCGAAGTGAAAATCGGCGATGACAGTAAGCTGTATGTGCAAGCACTTGCTGCGGCAACAGATGAAACTTTAGGCGGTGTGATAGCTGACGAAGCAACCGAGGACGACACCGTCGAAGTGAAAATCGGCGAAGACCATAAGCTGTATGTCCCGACATATCCTACCGATGCTACGGAGTCAGTCTCCGGACTTGTGAAAGCTGCTGCGAATCAAGCTGACAGCATAGCTGAGGACACAGCCACTCTTGTCACGGATTTCAATGCCCTGCTCGCAAAGCTGAAAGCTGCGGGATTGATGGCAGACCAAGAATAATGGAGGTGAGCGGCGATGACGCCAACGGAATTGTTGCCAAAAGTCAAAGAAAACCTAATACTGACACACGCTGATGACGACGATCTGCTCCTGCGCCTCATCGCCGCCGCTGTCAATTATGCCGAGAGCTACCAGCATATTGC contains these protein-coding regions:
- a CDS encoding Clp protease ClpP; amino-acid sequence: MAKNKKFWNWARDADESGERVLYFDGEISDETWWGDEITPAMFKSELFSDKGDITIWLNSPGGDCIAASQIYSMLMDYPHNVTVKIDGIAASAASVIAMAGTKVLMAPTALMMVHNPLTIAIGDTDEMQKAISMLDEVKESIINAYQVKTNQSRAKISHWMDAETWMNANKAIELGFADGVLEDSKRHQATPTYAFSRRAVTNSLLDKVKTKEQPQPKSEPQGVLAESLQKRLNLIIH
- a CDS encoding phage portal protein, coding for MSRFSGLFRSRDKPKNRVGGGWSFLFGGTTSGKAVNERTAMQTSAVYACVRILAESVAGLPLHVYERTANGSKSTKPSHPLYRLLHDEPNREMTSFVFRETLMSHLLLWGNAYAQIIRDGRGFPIALYPLLPDRMAVDRNEIGELVYTYQSDKGQVKLRRENVLHIPGLGFDGLIGYSPIAMAKNAVGLALATEDYGAAFFANGANPGGVLEHPGVIKPEQADRLRESWQSQFGGANAHKVAVLEEGLKFHQMSIPPEQAQFLETRKFQINEIARIFRVPPHMVGDLEKSSFSNIEQQSLEFVKYTLDPWVVRWEQSLQQALILPSEKATIFIKFNLDGLLRGDYQSRMQGYSTGIQNGFMSVNDVRGLEDMNLLTAEEGGDLHFVNGNMVKLADVGAAYKPNETEDTS
- a CDS encoding phage major capsid protein — translated: MNKILELREKRNKIWNTAKEFLDQKRGADGFVPAEAAAEYDKMEADMVALGKEIERLERQAAYDLEMSKPTSAPILGAPNKSTEDKTGRASAEYRKAFWNAMRTRGNEGLDMSVKNALQIGTDSEGGYLVPDEFERTLVEALDEENVFRRLANVITTSSGDRKIPVVASKGTASWIDEEGTIPDSDDAFGQVSIGAYKLGTLIKVSEELLNDSVFNLEAYISREFARRIGNKEEDAFFTGDGSGKPTGILAATGGAQLGVTTAGATAVTMDEVLDLFYSLKAPYRNKAVFVMNDATVKAIRKLKDGQGQYLWQPSLQAGTPDTILNRPVYTSAYVPTIAAAAKTIVFGDFSYYWVADRQGRVFKRLNELFAVTGQVGFVATQRVDGKLVLPEAIKVLQQKA